One genomic segment of Falco peregrinus isolate bFalPer1 chromosome 7, bFalPer1.pri, whole genome shotgun sequence includes these proteins:
- the LOC129784946 gene encoding uncharacterized protein LOC129784946 → MTEICPAGGGRPAEEGRRRKAGGGRPAEEGRRRKAGGGRPAEEGRRRKAGGGRPAEEGRRRKAGGGRPAEEGRRRKAGGGRPAEEGRRRKAGGGRPAEEGRRRKAGGGRPAEEGRRRKAGGGRPAEEGRRRKAGGGRPAEEGRRRKAGGGRPAEEGRRRKAGGGRPAEEGRRRKAGGGRPAEEGRRRKAGGGRPAEEGRRRKAGGGRPAEEGRRRKAGGGRPAEEGRRRKAGGGRPAEEGRRRKAGGGRPAEEGRRRKAGGGRPAEEGRRRKAGGGRPAEEGRRRKAGGGRPAEEGRRRKAGGGRPAEEGRRRKAGGGRPAEEGRRRKAGGGRPAEEGRRRKAGGGRPAEEGRRRKAGGGRPAEEGRRRKAGGGRPAEEGRRRKAGGGRPAEEGRQLLCFT, encoded by the coding sequence ATGACCGAAATCTGCCCGGCCGGCGGAGGAAGGCCGGCGGAGGAAGGCCGGCGGAGGAAGGCCGGCGGAGGAAGGCCGGCGGAGGAAGGCCGGCGGAGGAAGGCCGGCGGAGGAAGGCCGGCGGAGGAAGGCCGGCGGAGGAAGGCCGGCGGAGGAAGGCCGGCGGAGGAAGGCCGGCGGAGGAAGGCCGGCGGAGGAAGGCCGGCGGAGGAAGGCCGGCGGAGGAAGGCCGGCGGAGGAAGGCCGGCGGAGGAAGGCCGGCGGAGGAAGGCCGGCGGAGGAAGGCCGGCGGAGGAAGGCCGGCGGAGGAAGGCCGGCGGAGGAAGGCCGGCGGAGGAAGGCCGGCGGAGGAAGGCCGGCGGAGGAAGGCCGGCGGAGGAAGGCCGGCGGAGGAAGGCCGGCGGAGGAAGGCCGGCGGAGGAAGGCCGGCGGAGGAAGGCCGGCGGAGGAAGGCCGGCGGAGGAAGGCCGGCGGAGGAAGGCCGGCGGAGGAAGGCCGGCGGAGGAAGGCCGGCGGAGGAAGGCCGGCGGAGGAAGGCCGGCGGAGGAAGGCCGGCGGAGGAAGGCCGGCGGAGGAAGGCCGGCGGAGGAAGGCCGGCGGAGGAAGGCCGGCGGAGGAAGGCCGGCGGAGGAAGGCCGGCGGAGGAAGGCCGGCGGAGGAAGGCCGGCGGAGGAAGGCCGGCGGAGGAAGGCCGGCGGAGGAAGGCCGGCGGAGGAAGGCCGGCGGAGGAAGGCCGGCGGAGGAAGGCCGGCGGAGGAAGGCCGGCGGAGGAAGGCCGGCGGAGGAAGGCCGGCGGAGGAAGGCCGGCGGAGGAAGGCCGGCGGAGGAAGGCCGGCGGAGGAAGGCCGGCGGAGGAAGGCCGGCGGAGGAAGGCCGGCGGAGGAAGGCCGGCGGAGGAAGGCCGGCGGAGGAAGGCCGGCGGAGGAAGGCCGGCGGAGGAAGGCCGGCGGAGGAAGGCCGGCGGAGGAAGGCCGGCGGAGGAAGGCCGGCGGAGGAAGGCCGGCGGAGGAAGGCCGGCGGAGGAAGGCCGGCGGAGGAAGGCCGGCGGAGGAAGGCCGGCGGAGGAAGGCCGGCGGAGGAAGGCCGGCGGAGGAAGGCCGGCGGAGGAAGGCCGGCGGAGGAAGGCCGGCGGAGGAAGGCCGGCGGAGGAAGGCCGGCGGAGGAAGGCCGGCGGAGGAAGGCCGGCAGCTTTTGTGTTTCACTTAG